CAAAACCTACAGACGAAATGTGACCTGACTGCTTGCGGCCAAGCAGATTGCCTCCGCCCCGTATCTCAAGGTCCTTGTTTGCGAGACGGAAACCAGCGCCAAGACCGGTAAGTTCCTGTATAGCCTTTATCCTTTTTTTAGAATCTGACGTCAGGGCCTCATCTGCAGGCACTATCAGATATGCGTAGGCCTGGTGACCGGACCGGCCGACACGTCCCCTGAGCTGATACAGATCTGCAAGACCGAACATATCTGCACGATTGATGATGATAGTGTTTGCATCAGGTATATCAAGACCTGACTCAACTATGGCGGTACAGACAAGGAGGTTATAATCACCATTAATAAACTTGATCATGACATCTTCAAGCAGTTTCTCTCTCATCTGTCCATGGGCCACCCCTATCCGTGCCTCCGGTACGAGCTCCTGCAGTAGATTTGCGATGCCTGCTATATTTTCTATCCTGTTGTGAACAAAATAGACACTCCCCCCCCTGTCAAATTCACGCAGGATGGCGCTCCTTATTATCCTTTTATCGAAAGGGATTATGACGCTATGGATGGCAAGCCGGTCTTCCGGAGGTGTCTCAATGACGCTTAAATCACGGATTCCAAGCAGCGCCATCTGGAGGGTTCTGGGAATAGGCGTTGCTGAGAGGGACAGGACATCTACACTCTTGCGTATCTGTTTTAGCCTCTCTTTCTGCGACACCCCGAACCTCTGTTCCTCATCAACGATAAATATGCCGGCATTTCTGAATGAAATATTCTTCTGCAGCAGGCCGTGTGTCCCAATAATAATGTCAATAGTGCCTTCTGCAAGTCCCCTGATAATCTCCTTCTGTTCTTTAAGAGTCTTGAAACGGCTCAGCATCTCTACACGAACAGGAAAAGATGCAAACCGGCGGGCGAATGTCTGATAATGCTGCTGGGCCAGCAGAGTCGTGGGGACAAGTATTGCGGCCTGTTTACCCTCTATGACCACCTTACAGACGGCCCTTAACGCAACCTCTGTCTTTCCATAGCCAACATCCCCGCAGATAAGCCGGTCCATGGGTTTTTGTGTGCCAAGGTCCCTCATTACATCTTCAATTGCAGTCAGCTGGTCCGGTGTCTCTTCAAATTCAAAGGAAGACTCAAATTCCGTCATAAGGTGGACTTCCGGCAGATATGGAGACCTCTCTACAACCATACGTGCTGCATACAGCTCTACCAGGTCCTCGGCAATTTCTTCAATCGCCTTTTCTACCCGTCTCCTGGTTTTTTCCCACTGAGACCCCTGGAGTTTGTCAATGTGCGGGGCATGTCCCTCTGCACCGGCATATTTCTGAACCAGGTCCATCTTGTTAACAGGGACATAGACATAGTCATTTCCCGAATATCTTATGCATAGGAAATCACCCTCTCCACCGCTCAGTATCTTTCTCACAAGCCCGTCATACTGTCCTATACCATGCTGGAGATGGACCACATAGTCACCCTTATTTAGATCCTGAAATGACGTCTGAAAGGGGCGGGACTTCTGCTTTGGAGGCGGCCGCCGCCTGCCCCGTTTACCGAAGATCTCTTCCTCTGTTATAAATATCAGGTATGCATCCGGATAAAAAAACCCCGAAGAGAGGTGGCCTGTTATGATGTGTACCGGAAGAGAACCCCATCCCGACCCTGACCCTCCCCTTGAAGGGGAGGGAACCTTTTCGGCTCCCTTGCGTAACAGTTGCGACAAATTAGCCGTATCAGTAATGGTTGCAGGAACGTCATACTCAATAAATAAGTCCCTGAACCGCTCCGCCTGCCCGTCTGTAGGTGACACAAGTACAAGGAGGTTCTCTTTCCTTAGAATGTCCAGCCTTTCTGCGATATCTTTTAAGGAAAATGAAAATCCCCCCGTATCCCCCATTTTCAAAGGGGGACTTATATTCCCCCCTTTAGAAAAGGGGGGTACGGGGGGATTTGAACGTGTCTCTGTAAGCAGCAATGATGTCGAATTAATAGAAACAGAAGCAGTGCCTTCAATAGGTATAGACTCAATATCTATCTTATTCTTAAACAGGCTTCGGATATCTACAATCTCATCCCATGGAAAATATAATTTCTCCGGCTCCGCAACACGGCGTCCCTGGAGCAGGGCGTCCTTATAAATCTCCAGGATCTGAGACCAGTATTCTGAGGAATTTTGTTTGATCTCTGCCGCCTCATCAAATATTAAAGTATCTTCATCAGAAAGATATTCAAAAAGCGAACCGCCGGACGCCTGCTGTTTGCGGTGGTTCTCAAGGTGTGGCAGCTCCTTTGCCGGCATAATAACAGCAGACTCCATCTGACTTACAGATCTCTGTGTCTCAGGATCAAAACTCCGCAATGACTCTATAGAATCCCCAAAGAATTCTACCCGGACAGGGTATTCCTCTCCGGGAGAGAATATGTCAACTATACCGCCCCGAAGAGAGAATAATCCACGATGAACCACCAGGTCAGAAGGCTCATAACCTATGTCAACCAGGTGTGCTGCAAGCGCCTCTTTGTCCATCTCCATACCAGGCTCGATCTTCTTAATCAGACCCTGTAATGTGCCGGGTGTTATCACCTGCTGGATCATGGAATAAGCCGGACTCACAAAGATCCCGCGCCTTCCTGATAATAATGCAAGATATCCTGACATCCTTATGTGTGTTATGTCAGTATGTGGAAGTATGGTGTCATACGGAAGGATTTCCCAGTAAGGAAATGAGAATAAGTCGGGAGGGGAGAGGAAGAATCGTGAAAATAACCTGAGGTCCGTAAGCAAAGCCTCTGCTGTTTCACCGTCCGGGGTAACTACGAATATAGAGTGAGTTGTCCGATCAAAGAGTTCTGTCAGGAAGAGGGCCTTTGATGACCCCCAGAGGCCGCTGATTTTAGATACCTGTTCACCCGGGGATACAGCCTCCCCTTCATTCTGAACTTGTCTCAGAACCCCCTTTGTTATGTTATTTAAAATTTTAGAAAAAAGATCTGACAAGAGAGTGCAAGAATCAAATCCCCCCTTACCCCCCTTTACTAAAGTGGGGCACAATCTCCCCCTTACTAAAAGAAAGTCGGAGATAATTTCCTTCCTATCTTAAAGAAAGGGGAGAAACTAATTTCCCCCTTTGAAAAAGGGGGATTAAGGGGGATTTAAGTTATATTTATTTATTATATCCTCAATAATCCGTGAAGAAGACGCCCCTTCAATAAACGGAATGGTACAGACCTTACCGCCGCAGGATTCCACAACATCTCTGCCGATAATGTCTTCTATACGCCAGTCACCACCTTTAACAAGTATATCTGGTTTCAATTCTGCAATGACATTGTAAGGGTCAGGCTCATCAAAAACAACTACAAAGTCTACAGCCCTGAGTGATGAAAGTACCTCTGCACGTTCTCCCTGCGGGACAATTGGACGGTTATTACCCTTTATTGACCTGACAGACTCGTCACTGTTTAAACCGACAACAAGCACATCGCCGAGACCCCGCGCCTCTTTAAGATACCGGACATGACCTACATGAATGATATCGAAACAGCCGTTTGTAAAGACAATGCGCTTTCCAGCCTGTTTTAAAGACTTAACCCTTGAGGATAATTCTGATATGTTGAGAATCATAATCTAAATACTTATGAGCCACTGGCTCAAGAAGGGTCTCCAAACATTACGTCTTCTACAACCTGGCAGATGACATGGCCCAGGGTAATGTGTACCTCTTGTATCCGGGCGGTATCTTTCGACGGGACTATGAAGGCATAATCCACAATGGATGCAAGTTTGCCGCCGCTGCCTCCGGTCAGGCCGATAGCTATAATCCCCATCTTTTTGGCGGTTTCCACAGCCGCTAAAATATTAGGAGAATTTCCGCTTGTGCTTATCGCTGCTACAACATCTCCAGCTCTCGCAAGGGCCTCTACCTGACGGCTGAAGACATGGTTGAATCCATAGTCATTACCTATACAGGTTAAAAC
The window above is part of the Nitrospirota bacterium genome. Proteins encoded here:
- the mfd gene encoding transcription-repair coupling factor, with the translated sequence MSDLFSKILNNITKGVLRQVQNEGEAVSPGEQVSKISGLWGSSKALFLTELFDRTTHSIFVVTPDGETAEALLTDLRLFSRFFLSPPDLFSFPYWEILPYDTILPHTDITHIRMSGYLALLSGRRGIFVSPAYSMIQQVITPGTLQGLIKKIEPGMEMDKEALAAHLVDIGYEPSDLVVHRGLFSLRGGIVDIFSPGEEYPVRVEFFGDSIESLRSFDPETQRSVSQMESAVIMPAKELPHLENHRKQQASGGSLFEYLSDEDTLIFDEAAEIKQNSSEYWSQILEIYKDALLQGRRVAEPEKLYFPWDEIVDIRSLFKNKIDIESIPIEGTASVSINSTSLLLTETRSNPPVPPFSKGGNISPPLKMGDTGGFSFSLKDIAERLDILRKENLLVLVSPTDGQAERFRDLFIEYDVPATITDTANLSQLLRKGAEKVPSPSRGGSGSGWGSLPVHIITGHLSSGFFYPDAYLIFITEEEIFGKRGRRRPPPKQKSRPFQTSFQDLNKGDYVVHLQHGIGQYDGLVRKILSGGEGDFLCIRYSGNDYVYVPVNKMDLVQKYAGAEGHAPHIDKLQGSQWEKTRRRVEKAIEEIAEDLVELYAARMVVERSPYLPEVHLMTEFESSFEFEETPDQLTAIEDVMRDLGTQKPMDRLICGDVGYGKTEVALRAVCKVVIEGKQAAILVPTTLLAQQHYQTFARRFASFPVRVEMLSRFKTLKEQKEIIRGLAEGTIDIIIGTHGLLQKNISFRNAGIFIVDEEQRFGVSQKERLKQIRKSVDVLSLSATPIPRTLQMALLGIRDLSVIETPPEDRLAIHSVIIPFDKRIIRSAILREFDRGGSVYFVHNRIENIAGIANLLQELVPEARIGVAHGQMREKLLEDVMIKFINGDYNLLVCTAIVESGLDIPDANTIIINRADMFGLADLYQLRGRVGRSGHQAYAYLIVPADEALTSDSKKRIKAIQELTGLGAGFRLANKDLEIRGGGNLLGRKQSGHISSVGFELYTQMLDRAVKHLRGEKVEEDFIPTINLRIASFIPEEYISDSSQRLSLYKRLSSIREKEQIFSIQEEMLDRYGPVPVQVENLLKIIEIKLSACMTRVSKIEEGENGIVFTVDPEVTKNNKDILQKLLKIYANKIQFLSEYKFQMLLKNKETVSMFSEIINCLKVVGGYV
- the rfaE2 gene encoding D-glycero-beta-D-manno-heptose 1-phosphate adenylyltransferase, whose translation is MILNISELSSRVKSLKQAGKRIVFTNGCFDIIHVGHVRYLKEARGLGDVLVVGLNSDESVRSIKGNNRPIVPQGERAEVLSSLRAVDFVVVFDEPDPYNVIAELKPDILVKGGDWRIEDIIGRDVVESCGGKVCTIPFIEGASSSRIIEDIINKYNLNPP
- a CDS encoding D-sedoheptulose 7-phosphate isomerase, translating into MSNELASKSEGKSKKRTDDRITDLFSDSIRVKEQFVSQYASLIMEVSELIVSCFRNGNKLLLMGNGGSSTDASHIAGEFIGRFKNDRPPLPAIALNTDTAVLTCIGNDYGFNHVFSRQVEALARAGDVVAAISTSGNSPNILAAVETAKKMGIIAIGLTGGSGGKLASIVDYAFIVPSKDTARIQEVHITLGHVICQVVEDVMFGDPS